GCCAAGTGAGCCGAGGCATACCTGACAAAAAGTTCTCTCCATCTCCCAGGTTTGTCAGAGAGCTCCCCACAGGGACAGAACCTTGCATGCATTCCTGGCCTAAGAAAAGAGATTCTGAAGCTGCTAGAACACTCAGTAAAGAAATATTGATGGGAGCAGAAACCTTAAAAGAAGTTAGACTATAGgccagaaaataattttaatgtaaaGTAGAAAAAGACCAATCCACCTCATCATTTTCCTCACTCTTGCTCTTTCCTATGACTCTGAGAAGATGGGAGGAGCAGGCTGTGTTTCTAGAATGGCTATCCAAATGGGAAAGAGTCTCTTGTATTGGTAGCTTACTCCTAGATCTGGAGGAATGCTAGTATCCTTTAGATCTGGGAATAGATgtgaaacaataaaataatttatttatgtaGTTCATCATCCCTACCAATCCCATCACTTCCTCCTCACAGTCACAGGACAGCTGCATCATCCTTAGGCCCACGGGGCCCCCATGTTGCCTTTACAGAACCTGCAAAATAAACACATAATGAGGAAGGATGAACTTCTTGGAAGTGGTGGGATAGGGAAGATGGGAGAAGAACCTGGGTCTTTGAAAGTATCTCCTTTCTGGCTCAGGGACTAGAAGAGGAGGGGGAAGGTGAActtgggaaagagaggaagaaaacaggaaaaacgcACCTTCTCTGCTGAGGACCATCTTTTGCTGTTATTCGTGTTGATATTCTTCATGGAGATGAGGGTGATGCTGTCTTTCTCACCATTGGCTGTGGAGCAGCTAGGGGTAGGGAGGGAGTCTGGGTTatagagaggaggaggagggagggcaaTGGGGATTCAAGGAACTGTGGGGTTGGAGTTGTTGAATCTTAGATCTTTGTTTCGAAAATTCTGTATTTTGTTGGTGGGCCATAATGAACTGAGTCCTTTGAAGCCTAAAAGACCCATATTTAAATCTTGGTTTTACTCCTCACCACTTGTCTAACCTCAACCAAGTTAAAATCTCTCTTAAGCTTTATTTTATTCACGTGTAAACTGAAGTAGCATCTATCTTAAAGAACTGCTGTAAGGATTTGAGATAATATTTCTAAATATCTACTATAGTCCTTGcacataaaaaacctgttgccatcgagtccattttgacttctagcgaccctataggacagagttagaactgtcccctaaggtttccaaggagcgcctggtggatttgaactgccaacctttggttagcagcagtggctCTTAAGTAGGTACTAAATAAGTGGCTCCTAAGGATAGAGCAAGTATCTTCTTATTTAAGGGGTAGATTTAGAATTTGAGTTCCTACCCTTCCATGAGAGGGGCTGAAGAGTTCCAATTCATCTCCTGTCACCATCACCTGATTGTCTCCTTTCAGGTCTCTCCCAGTCCTTGGTCCTTATCCTGCCCACTCAGTGGCTCAGTGGAGGCTGTCAGGATttcgcgtgtgtgtgtgtgtgtgtgtgtgtgtgtgtgtgtgtgtgtgtatgaggcaGGAAGAGTTGGTTCCCTGTTGGAAGTGGGGAGTGGGAGATCAGACAGATGACTCTTCCCTTGCACTTTTGACAGTCTTACCTTTCAGATATCCCCGAACTCCCTGGTTTCTGGGGATCTATAAAAACCCAAGGCACAGATTAGGAATCACATGCTGTAACTCAGACACCTGGCCTGCCCCTCAAAGCCCACCCAAGTGATCCCTCACAATTCATGGTGCTTAAATGCCAATCCTTCTCTCAACTCcagtcagggtctcagccatggaATTTAGCTCTGGAGCTCCCTGGCAAAGAGGGACAAAGGGGGGCCCTGAGGGCTTTACCTTCAGACTCCTTGTTTTTCCGACATTTAAACCTTAGACTGACCACACTGACTAGGACGATCACCACAACCACCAGGATGACAATAAAGCTGATAACACCTGAACAGGGAAAAGAATGGGGTAAAGTGGAAGCTGAGATGGGGACAAAAAAGGGCAAAAGGAGTCCAGAATTCCCTTTGCTAAGTGCTATATAGACAGACTCCAGAAGCAAAGTAAATTCCATTTCCTTGCGGAGCAAGTGAGCTCTCAGCCTGCTGCCCCTAGCCAGGATGGGGCATCCTTCTATGTCCATCCTCCCATAGGAACACAGAACCCAGCAGAACCAAGAAGAGTTGATTAGAATCAACTCTAAGTGAATGCTCCCTCCCACCAGAGCCTTTCCTTCAGCCAAACCCTCCTGGTACAAATGGGTGAGATTTGAACTTGTATTTCCATACCCAGAGTCTAAGTCAATTCCACAGAAAATTCCCTCCCATGTCCCACCTTCTCCTCCTGACTCACCAAATGCAGCCACAGTGAGCACTGACTCTGACGTGGGGCTAGGCAGGATGGTCAAATATTCCCCTGTCCTCAAGCTCATGGCGGTCGATTTAGGGGTAATGTTATAGAATGTATCTAAGATGGAGTGGAGATAGGTGCATCAGTGATGGGGCCTGACACGGTCTACCATGGCGAGCTAGATTCCCCCCCCAACCGCCAGGTAAGAGACTGCAGGGGGAGCTCACACCCTACAAAAAAGTCTTCTTCCCTGCTACATCAACCAGATCCCAGAAGAATGGAGGTCAGACAACTAGACGATGTGTGGTCACGTGAACGGCAATAGTGGTTGCTCATGTTGCTGGTTTCAGAGGACTCCAGGAGATTCAGGATCCTTCTCTCATTATGCTCTTCCCACCTCCCCATGAGGCCCAGAGGAAAAAAATCTATGCCTCAGAGATAAGGAGCTAGACTGGGTAAGGTATAGCCATCTGTGTTTTGCCAAGTGTTGAAGTGAATAGAAAGAAGGGCACAGGATGTTTATCCTCAGGAACTGATCTAACAAGCCAAGCTGCCAGTTAAAGGGCACAAGCTTATGTTCTCTTGAAAAGTGGTATGGCCTTCCCTTTCATCCCCTCCTCAACTCACTGTACTTCAGGCCTGattactgttttattttcttatcttGATGCACTTCCCTCCCAAGTAGGTCTGGGGAGTGTAAAAAATCCCAGAGCCAAGGAATGagatgagagaaaggagggagaagcaATCCTGTCAGGTCTTCTGCATTGTAAGCACAGACGGGACAAACCTCCACTTGGGCTGCCGCTGCTTCTGCTGCTGTGTGGGGCACCTGTGCACACACCATGAAAGCACTGTCAAGGTGGAGGGCGTCCTTCCCCTCCTCATCTCTTCTCCCATGTTGATTGGTGAGGGCCAGCCTTCCCTGAGAGGAGGAC
The window above is part of the Elephas maximus indicus isolate mEleMax1 chromosome 2, mEleMax1 primary haplotype, whole genome shotgun sequence genome. Proteins encoded here:
- the ECSCR gene encoding endothelial cell-specific chemotaxis regulator isoform X3, producing MGTIGATQLCWAILGFLLLQGDFSSLSLTLKSTSSNTGDVPHSEPNRTSPLSSTGTPAPPKKASQVLIVTHERTTPGSSTMDGHSSSSLGLPRSQPQKHTSVLGAPHSSRSSGSPSGDTFYNITPKSTAMSLRTGEYLTILPSPTSESVLTVAAFGVISFIVILVVVVIVLVSVVSLRFKCRKNKESEDPQKPGSSGISESCSTANGEKDSITLISMKNINTNNSKRWSSAEKVL
- the ECSCR gene encoding endothelial cell-specific chemotaxis regulator isoform X1 gives rise to the protein MGTIGATQLCWAILGFLLLQGHNSQPTTTQTRSPQGDFSSLSLTLKSTSSNTGDVPHSEPNRTSPLSSTGTPAPPKKASQVLIVTHERTTPGSSTMDGHSSSSLGLPRSQPQKHTSVLGAPHSSRSSGSPSGDTFYNITPKSTAMSLRTGEYLTILPSPTSESVLTVAAFGVISFIVILVVVVIVLVSVVSLRFKCRKNKESEDPQKPGSSGISESCSTANGEKDSITLISMKNINTNNSKRWSSAEKVL
- the ECSCR gene encoding endothelial cell-specific chemotaxis regulator isoform X2, coding for MGTIGATQLCWAILGFLLLQGHNSQPTTTQTRSPQGDFSSLSLTLKSTSSNTGDVPHSEPNRTSPLSSTGTPAPPKKASQVLIVTHERTTPGSSTMDGHSSSSLGLPRSQPQKHTSVLDTFYNITPKSTAMSLRTGEYLTILPSPTSESVLTVAAFGVISFIVILVVVVIVLVSVVSLRFKCRKNKESEDPQKPGSSGISESCSTANGEKDSITLISMKNINTNNSKRWSSAEKVL